A genomic segment from Nocardia cyriacigeorgica GUH-2 encodes:
- a CDS encoding class I SAM-dependent methyltransferase yields the protein MTEEFGKEFWETRYHGDHAVDREPNPHLVAEVGELPPGTALDAGCGTGGEALWLAARGWQVTAVDISTAALQHARTRADAAGSDIAARIDWQQADLTEWPPPAAHFDLVTTHYVHTTGSPQALFDRLAAAVAPGGTLLIVGHAPTDHLSSHAHGSSPHVHITAADIAAGLDPDRWKVEVAEDRSRQAPGPHGTEITLDDTVLRAQRV from the coding sequence ATGACCGAGGAATTCGGCAAAGAATTCTGGGAAACGCGCTACCACGGCGACCACGCCGTCGACCGGGAGCCGAACCCGCATCTCGTCGCGGAGGTGGGTGAACTGCCGCCCGGCACGGCCCTCGACGCCGGCTGCGGCACCGGCGGCGAAGCGCTCTGGCTCGCCGCCCGGGGCTGGCAGGTGACGGCGGTGGACATCTCCACCGCCGCCCTCCAGCACGCCCGAACCCGCGCCGATGCCGCCGGCTCCGACATCGCCGCCCGCATCGACTGGCAACAGGCCGATCTCACCGAATGGCCCCCGCCCGCAGCGCATTTCGACCTGGTGACCACCCACTACGTGCACACCACCGGCTCACCGCAAGCCCTGTTCGACCGCCTCGCCGCCGCCGTGGCGCCCGGTGGCACGCTCCTCATCGTCGGGCACGCCCCCACCGATCACCTGTCCAGCCACGCCCACGGCTCCTCACCGCATGTGCACATCACCGCGGCCGATATCGCCGCCGGCCTGGACCCGGACCGCTGGAAAGTTGAAGTCGCCGAAGACCGTTCACGTCAGGCCCCTGGACCGCACGGCACCGAGATCACCCTCGACGACACGGTGCTGCGTGCCCAGCGCGTGTAG
- a CDS encoding TOBE domain-containing protein, whose amino-acid sequence MSNLRISEAAALLGVSDDTVRRWVDQGRLPSIQLDNGRKGISGRDLAEFLRATAEAPEAGTTVAASARNRMRGIVTRIVKDTVMAQVEMQAGPFRLVSLVSRESVDELGLEVGSVAVASVKSTHVVVEIPES is encoded by the coding sequence GTGTCGAATTTGCGGATCAGTGAGGCGGCGGCGCTGCTGGGTGTCAGCGATGACACCGTGCGTCGATGGGTGGACCAGGGGCGCTTGCCGTCGATTCAGCTCGACAACGGGCGCAAGGGCATCAGCGGGCGCGATCTGGCCGAATTCCTGCGCGCCACCGCCGAGGCGCCCGAGGCCGGCACCACCGTCGCCGCGTCGGCCCGCAACCGCATGCGCGGCATCGTCACGCGCATCGTCAAGGACACCGTGATGGCACAGGTGGAGATGCAAGCGGGCCCGTTCCGGCTGGTGTCGCTGGTCAGCCGGGAATCGGTGGACGAGCTCGGCCTCGAGGTGGGCAGCGTGGCCGTCGCCTCGGTGAAATCCACTCATGTCGTCGTCGAGATCCCGGAGAGCTGA
- a CDS encoding MerR family transcriptional regulator, producing MLIGELSRRTGVNTHQLRYYEAQGLLEAARGANGYREYHDDAVLRVRQIRHLLDAGLSSDDIAYLLPCATGEGPDLPGCPELLDAMRSRLDRIDDQIGKLARSREALAGYIAAAEQTDADSYPPFDGSDQATAVSA from the coding sequence ATGCTGATCGGGGAACTAAGTCGCCGAACGGGCGTCAACACCCATCAATTGCGCTACTACGAAGCCCAGGGCCTGCTCGAGGCGGCCCGCGGCGCCAACGGCTACCGCGAGTACCACGACGACGCCGTGCTGCGAGTGCGCCAGATCCGGCACCTGCTCGACGCCGGCCTGTCCAGCGACGACATCGCCTACCTGCTGCCCTGCGCCACCGGCGAAGGCCCGGACCTGCCCGGCTGCCCGGAACTACTCGACGCGATGCGATCCCGGCTGGACCGCATCGACGACCAGATCGGCAAACTGGCCCGCTCCCGCGAAGCCCTCGCCGGCTACATCGCGGCCGCCGAACAGACCGACGCCGACAGCTACCCGCCATTCGACGGATCCGATCAGGCCACCGCCGTGTCCGCCTGA
- a CDS encoding ABC transporter ATP-binding protein → MTLNTEIRIARENFALELVLTVQPGEVVALLGPNGAGKTTALRALAGLTPLNGGQIQLDDQLWDAPPDTFVPAEHRQVGVVFQDYLLFAQLTALDNVAFGLRARGMRRAPARERAAGWLERVGLGEHRQAKPRRLSGGQAQRVALARALATEPRLLLLDEPLAALDASTRIRVRSDLAHHLGDYPGHTVLVTHDPLDAMVLADRLVIMEDGAVVQEGAPAEVARRPRSDYVAHLVGLNLFRGTARGTTVELDRGGALTIAEPSSGAVHLAFAPSAVSLHPERPAGSPRNTWPVTVAGVEKHAHTVRVRLDGTPPALADVTPATVAELRLRPGTELWAALKATEIHTYPA, encoded by the coding sequence ATGACGCTCAACACGGAAATCCGGATTGCGCGGGAGAACTTCGCGCTCGAGCTGGTGCTGACGGTGCAACCCGGTGAAGTGGTTGCGTTGCTGGGGCCGAACGGTGCAGGCAAGACGACGGCGCTGCGGGCGCTGGCCGGACTCACGCCGCTCAACGGCGGGCAGATCCAGCTCGACGATCAGCTCTGGGATGCGCCGCCGGATACGTTCGTCCCGGCCGAACATCGCCAGGTCGGCGTGGTGTTCCAGGACTATCTGCTGTTCGCGCAACTGACCGCACTCGACAATGTGGCCTTCGGGCTGCGGGCGCGCGGAATGCGGCGGGCGCCGGCCCGGGAGCGCGCCGCGGGATGGCTCGAGCGAGTGGGGCTGGGTGAGCATCGGCAGGCGAAACCGCGCCGGCTGTCCGGTGGTCAGGCGCAGCGGGTGGCGCTGGCCCGGGCCTTGGCCACCGAACCCCGGCTACTGCTGCTGGACGAGCCGCTGGCCGCGCTCGATGCGAGCACCAGGATCCGGGTGCGCAGCGATCTGGCCCACCATCTCGGCGACTATCCGGGGCATACGGTGCTGGTCACGCACGATCCGCTCGACGCCATGGTGCTCGCGGACCGGCTGGTCATCATGGAGGACGGCGCCGTCGTCCAAGAGGGTGCGCCCGCAGAGGTGGCCCGCCGCCCGCGCTCGGATTACGTCGCCCACCTCGTCGGCCTCAATCTCTTCCGGGGCACCGCGCGCGGCACGACCGTCGAACTCGACCGCGGCGGTGCACTGACCATCGCCGAACCCTCGTCGGGCGCGGTGCATCTGGCCTTCGCGCCCAGCGCCGTCAGCCTGCATCCCGAACGACCGGCGGGCAGTCCGCGCAATACCTGGCCGGTGACCGTTGCGGGTGTCGAAAAGCATGCGCACACCGTGCGGGTCCGGCTCGACGGCACTCCCCCGGCGCTGGCCGACGTCACCCCGGCCACCGTCGCCGAGCTGCGCCTGCGCCCCGGCACCGAGCTGTGGGCCGCCCTCAAGGCCACCGAAATCCACACCTATCCGGCATAG
- the fabG gene encoding 3-oxoacyl-ACP reductase FabG has translation MAERVAVVSGAARGIGAAIAKRFAADGMQVGVLDLDENACAATVTAITEAGGQAVALGADVSDEASVTAAVERLETELGAPTVVVNNAGILRDNLLFKMSADDWDAVMNVHLRGAFLLTRAVQKYMVEQKFGRIINMSSTSALGNRGQANYSAAKAGMQGFTKTLAFELGKFGVTANAIAPGFIVTEMTAATAARVGASFEDFQAAAAAQIPVARVGYPEDIAHTASFLASEGAGFVSGQVIYVAGGPKD, from the coding sequence ATGGCCGAGAGGGTCGCAGTAGTGTCCGGTGCCGCGCGGGGAATCGGCGCGGCGATCGCCAAACGATTTGCCGCCGACGGCATGCAGGTGGGCGTGCTCGATCTGGACGAGAACGCCTGCGCCGCGACGGTCACCGCGATCACCGAGGCCGGTGGACAGGCGGTGGCGCTGGGTGCCGACGTCAGCGATGAGGCATCGGTGACGGCGGCGGTCGAGCGACTCGAAACGGAGCTGGGCGCGCCGACGGTGGTGGTCAACAATGCCGGCATCCTGCGCGACAACCTGCTGTTCAAGATGAGCGCCGACGATTGGGACGCGGTCATGAACGTGCACCTGCGTGGTGCGTTCTTGCTGACCAGGGCGGTGCAGAAGTACATGGTCGAGCAGAAGTTCGGCCGCATCATCAATATGTCGAGCACCTCGGCGCTCGGTAATCGTGGCCAGGCCAACTATTCCGCGGCCAAGGCGGGCATGCAGGGCTTCACCAAGACCCTTGCCTTCGAGCTCGGCAAATTCGGTGTGACCGCCAACGCCATCGCGCCCGGCTTCATCGTCACCGAGATGACCGCCGCCACGGCCGCCCGCGTCGGCGCGTCCTTCGAGGACTTCCAAGCGGCGGCCGCGGCGCAGATCCCGGTCGCCCGGGTAGGCTACCCCGAGGACATCGCGCACACCGCGTCGTTCCTGGCCAGCGAGGGGGCCGGGTTCGTTTCCGGTCAGGTCATCTACGTGGCCGGCGGGCCGAAGGACTGA
- the modA gene encoding molybdate ABC transporter substrate-binding protein, producing MPRYRSTAALLAGMFALAGCGADGSARSEDEIGGKVIVFAAASLTETFTALGEQFEAAHPGVDVVFSFGASSELAEQIRQGAPADVFASAAPKNMQQVVDSGDVTATPATFVRNRLEIAVPAGNPGAIAGLADFGRDDPVIALCAEQVPCGAAAAKVFAAAQITPKPDTREPDVKAVLSKVTLGEVDAALVYRTDVRAAGDKVQGIEFPESAGAVNEYPIAPVAQAPNAASAAAFVDFIGSQPARAVFAEAGFETP from the coding sequence ATGCCTCGTTATCGTTCGACCGCCGCACTGCTGGCGGGCATGTTCGCGCTCGCGGGGTGCGGTGCGGACGGGTCCGCTCGCTCCGAGGACGAAATCGGCGGCAAGGTCATCGTTTTCGCCGCCGCCTCGCTCACCGAGACCTTCACCGCGCTCGGCGAACAGTTCGAGGCCGCCCACCCCGGCGTGGATGTGGTGTTCAGCTTCGGCGCCAGTTCCGAACTCGCCGAGCAGATCCGGCAGGGCGCGCCCGCCGACGTGTTCGCCTCGGCCGCACCGAAGAACATGCAGCAGGTCGTCGATTCCGGCGATGTGACCGCCACGCCCGCGACCTTCGTCCGCAATCGGCTCGAAATCGCCGTTCCCGCAGGCAATCCCGGTGCAATCGCCGGTCTCGCCGACTTCGGCCGCGACGACCCCGTCATCGCGCTGTGTGCCGAACAGGTGCCGTGCGGCGCGGCGGCGGCGAAGGTCTTCGCCGCCGCCCAGATCACCCCGAAACCCGATACCAGGGAACCTGATGTGAAGGCCGTGCTGAGCAAGGTGACGCTCGGTGAGGTCGATGCCGCGCTGGTGTATCGCACCGATGTGCGGGCGGCCGGCGACAAGGTCCAGGGCATCGAGTTCCCCGAGTCGGCGGGCGCGGTCAACGAGTATCCGATCGCGCCGGTGGCGCAGGCGCCGAACGCGGCGAGCGCCGCGGCCTTCGTCGACTTCATCGGCTCGCAACCGGCGCGCGCGGTATTCGCCGAGGCGGGATTCGAGACACCATGA
- a CDS encoding molybdopterin-binding protein: MSAPTAGARAEVASAGCTGQARTVDEARALLRARLRPIASVERPPAQVPGATLAEPLITTTALPRVDTAAMDGYAVCGAGPWVLRDDTRVAGTHGGRPLEYGQAVRIATGAPTPAGSTAVVRDEFIRTSMLSGDTLLARDPDAPARDDTRRRGENWHPGTELATAGTRVSAAVISAALSAEVHSVAVRGPLRADVLITGSEIRAEGPLTPGQTRDSIGPVLPGYLRACDIETTHVWRLDDCRDLLRSWFALRSEADLVVVIGATGRGAADHLRALLTELRAEILIDGLAIRPGGSQLVALLPDGRVLLALPGNPFAAIAALLITAPAIVDARTARIPAEPLRGRIADSAGTHETSTRVVPVCQQPGGVWQATGPVHTPHLAGLITAQALALLPPRSGRGTLVELVPLPG; encoded by the coding sequence ATGAGCGCGCCGACCGCCGGCGCGAGGGCGGAGGTCGCGTCGGCCGGCTGCACTGGCCAGGCCCGCACGGTGGACGAGGCGCGGGCGCTGTTGCGGGCCCGGTTGCGGCCGATCGCGAGCGTCGAGCGTCCGCCGGCGCAGGTGCCGGGCGCGACGCTGGCCGAACCGCTCATCACCACCACCGCCCTGCCCCGGGTCGATACCGCCGCCATGGACGGTTACGCCGTCTGCGGCGCCGGTCCGTGGGTGCTGCGCGACGACACTCGAGTAGCGGGCACGCACGGCGGCAGGCCGCTCGAATACGGACAGGCGGTGCGGATCGCGACGGGCGCACCCACTCCCGCCGGCAGCACCGCCGTCGTCCGCGACGAGTTCATCCGCACCAGCATGCTGTCCGGCGACACACTGCTGGCGCGCGACCCCGACGCACCCGCGCGCGACGACACCCGGCGCCGCGGTGAGAACTGGCATCCGGGCACCGAGCTGGCCACCGCGGGCACGCGGGTCTCGGCCGCCGTCATCTCCGCGGCTCTGAGCGCCGAGGTGCACTCGGTCGCCGTCCGTGGGCCGTTGCGGGCGGATGTGCTGATCACCGGGTCGGAGATCCGCGCCGAGGGTCCGCTGACGCCCGGCCAGACCCGCGATTCGATCGGCCCGGTGCTGCCCGGCTATCTGCGGGCCTGCGATATCGAGACCACGCACGTCTGGCGGCTCGATGACTGCCGGGACCTGCTGCGCTCCTGGTTCGCGCTGCGCTCGGAGGCCGATCTCGTGGTGGTGATCGGCGCCACCGGCCGCGGCGCCGCCGACCACCTGCGCGCCCTGCTCACCGAACTGCGCGCCGAGATCCTGATCGACGGCCTCGCCATCCGCCCGGGCGGTTCGCAATTGGTCGCACTGCTGCCCGACGGCCGCGTCCTGCTGGCGCTGCCCGGCAACCCGTTCGCCGCCATCGCCGCCCTGCTGATCACCGCACCGGCCATCGTCGACGCCCGCACCGCCCGCATCCCGGCCGAACCGCTACGCGGCCGCATCGCCGATTCCGCAGGCACACACGAGACCTCGACCCGCGTCGTCCCGGTCTGCCAGCAGCCCGGCGGGGTATGGCAGGCCACCGGCCCGGTGCATACCCCGCACCTGGCCGGCCTCATTACCGCGCAGGCGCTGGCGCTACTCCCGCCCCGCTCGGGGCGAGGGACACTGGTCGAGCTCGTGCCACTGCCGGGCTGA
- a CDS encoding nuclear transport factor 2 family protein, with the protein MMEHEGSAGLDTFTRLFKDWDDALLANDVERIGAFATAGWMFVSQDGVMPGSRFLAAVGSGAVMHDSFRSEVQSVVELGEVAVVIVRVVNTGVFQGERFVNDEWSSDVFVRRDGRWLCEVTHLTPARTSSDGAA; encoded by the coding sequence ATGATGGAACACGAAGGATCCGCAGGTCTCGATACATTTACCCGGCTGTTCAAGGACTGGGATGATGCGCTCCTGGCGAATGATGTCGAGCGCATCGGTGCGTTTGCTACGGCGGGGTGGATGTTCGTTTCGCAGGATGGGGTGATGCCGGGGAGCCGGTTTCTTGCGGCGGTCGGGAGTGGGGCGGTGATGCACGATTCGTTCCGGAGCGAGGTGCAGTCGGTGGTGGAGCTCGGTGAGGTCGCGGTCGTCATCGTTCGGGTGGTCAATACCGGGGTGTTTCAGGGCGAGCGGTTCGTCAACGATGAGTGGAGTTCTGATGTGTTCGTCCGGCGGGACGGACGGTGGCTGTGCGAGGTCACTCACCTCACGCCGGCCAGGACCTCGTCGGACGGGGCGGCGTAG
- a CDS encoding dihydrofolate reductase family protein, with amino-acid sequence MDTADNTATRALPDTTPQTARGKVLWHFSMSLDGFVAGPNHSMDWLRGTSRPGLAAEYVETTGAVLGGRAGWDAYPDPTAIYGGAWQGPVFVLTHHPEDATPAAGVTFLNCDVAEAVRIGLEAAAGKNLEVFSPTIGRQLLERGLIDEIDLHIAPVLLGDGIRLFDNPGGTPIPVALANGDDPDAEVNLRYYPIREN; translated from the coding sequence GTGGACACCGCCGATAACACCGCCACCAGAGCATTGCCGGACACCACGCCGCAGACCGCACGGGGAAAGGTGCTCTGGCACTTCAGCATGTCGCTCGACGGATTCGTCGCGGGACCGAACCATTCCATGGACTGGCTGCGCGGCACCTCCCGTCCCGGCCTCGCCGCGGAGTACGTGGAGACCACCGGCGCCGTGCTGGGCGGCCGCGCCGGCTGGGACGCCTACCCCGATCCCACCGCGATCTACGGCGGCGCGTGGCAGGGGCCGGTGTTCGTGCTGACCCACCACCCCGAAGACGCCACACCCGCCGCGGGCGTGACCTTCCTGAATTGCGATGTGGCCGAAGCCGTCCGGATCGGGCTCGAAGCGGCGGCGGGTAAGAACCTGGAGGTCTTCTCCCCCACGATCGGCCGCCAGCTGCTCGAACGCGGACTGATCGACGAGATCGACCTGCACATCGCGCCGGTGCTGCTCGGAGACGGAATCCGGCTGTTCGACAACCCCGGGGGCACGCCCATCCCGGTCGCGCTCGCCAACGGCGACGACCCGGACGCCGAGGTCAACCTGCGCTACTACCCCATCCGAGAGAACTGA
- a CDS encoding NAD(P)/FAD-dependent oxidoreductase, whose translation MTDELKNSYDVVVLGGGAAGLSGAVTLARSRRSVVVIDAGEPRNAPADGVHGLLGRDGMPPGELLERGRAEARGYGAEIVTGEVRTARRDGDDFTVTLTDGRSTRARRLLVASGLTDVLPDIPGLRERWGRDVLHCPYCHGWEVRDQAIGVLASSPMSVHQAMLFRQLSDDVTVFTHTSAEPTGEVAEELAARGIRVVAGAVAGLDIEADRLVGVRLADGTVIARDALAVGSRMVARAGFLADLGLRPVEHPMGMGEHITADPTGRTEVPGVWAAGNVVDLSAQVGAAGAAGTMAGAQINADLVAEETRQAVAALRRSVSADLDADLSKQ comes from the coding sequence GTGACCGATGAGCTGAAAAACAGCTATGACGTGGTGGTACTGGGCGGCGGAGCCGCGGGGCTGAGCGGGGCGGTGACGCTGGCGCGCTCGCGGCGGTCGGTCGTGGTGATCGACGCGGGCGAGCCGCGCAACGCGCCGGCCGACGGCGTGCACGGCCTGCTCGGCCGCGATGGCATGCCGCCGGGCGAACTGCTCGAGCGGGGCCGGGCAGAGGCGCGCGGCTACGGCGCGGAGATCGTCACCGGCGAGGTGCGCACGGCCCGGCGTGACGGCGACGATTTCACCGTCACGCTGACCGACGGCCGCTCGACACGCGCCCGCCGTCTGCTGGTCGCCTCGGGGCTGACCGACGTCCTGCCCGATATCCCCGGCCTGCGCGAACGCTGGGGCCGCGATGTGCTGCACTGCCCCTACTGCCACGGCTGGGAGGTGCGCGACCAGGCCATCGGCGTCCTGGCGAGCAGCCCGATGTCGGTGCACCAGGCCATGCTGTTCCGCCAGCTCAGCGACGACGTTACCGTCTTCACCCACACCTCGGCGGAGCCGACCGGTGAAGTGGCCGAGGAACTCGCGGCGCGCGGGATCCGCGTGGTGGCCGGTGCGGTCGCGGGGCTCGACATCGAAGCCGATCGCCTGGTGGGCGTGCGCCTGGCCGACGGCACGGTGATCGCTCGCGACGCCCTGGCCGTCGGATCGCGGATGGTGGCGCGCGCCGGCTTCCTCGCCGACCTCGGGTTGCGGCCGGTGGAACACCCGATGGGCATGGGCGAGCACATCACCGCCGATCCGACGGGCCGCACCGAGGTGCCGGGTGTGTGGGCCGCGGGGAATGTCGTCGATCTGTCCGCTCAAGTGGGTGCGGCGGGCGCCGCCGGGACCATGGCGGGCGCGCAGATCAACGCCGACCTCGTCGCGGAGGAAACGCGCCAGGCGGTCGCCGCGCTGCGCCGGTCGGTCTCGGCCGACCTCGACGCCGACCTGAGCAAGCAGTAG
- the modB gene encoding molybdate ABC transporter permease subunit, translating to MTGLVARRVRRRRPLILLVPAVIGLLFLVVPLVGLVVRAPWRTLPDRLFSAEIAEALRLSLVCASLATVICLLLGIPLAWLLARAELPGRGLVRALVTVPLVLPPVVGGVALLLVFGRRGLIGQYLHEWFGVSLPFTTAGVVVAEAFVAMPFLVISVEGALRAADPRYEEAAATLGASPWLIFRRVTLPSVLPGVVAGAVLCWARALGEFGATITFAGNFPGETTTMPLAVYLALQTDPDAAIVLSLVLLAVSVGVLAALRERWIRGGIG from the coding sequence ATGACCGGGCTCGTCGCACGACGGGTGCGGCGACGGCGGCCACTGATCTTGCTGGTGCCCGCCGTGATCGGACTGCTGTTCCTGGTGGTTCCGCTGGTGGGTCTGGTGGTGCGGGCGCCGTGGCGGACGCTGCCGGATCGGCTGTTCAGCGCGGAAATCGCGGAGGCCCTGCGGCTTTCGCTGGTGTGCGCGAGCCTGGCGACGGTGATCTGCCTGCTGCTCGGCATCCCGCTGGCCTGGCTGCTGGCACGCGCCGAACTGCCCGGACGCGGTCTCGTGCGGGCGCTGGTGACGGTGCCGCTGGTGTTGCCGCCGGTGGTGGGTGGTGTGGCATTGCTGCTGGTGTTCGGGCGGCGCGGGCTGATCGGACAGTACCTGCACGAGTGGTTCGGGGTGTCGCTGCCGTTCACGACGGCCGGGGTGGTGGTCGCGGAGGCGTTCGTGGCGATGCCGTTCCTGGTGATCTCCGTCGAAGGGGCGTTGCGCGCGGCCGACCCCCGCTATGAGGAGGCCGCGGCCACCCTCGGTGCCTCCCCCTGGCTGATCTTCCGCCGGGTGACGCTGCCGTCAGTGCTGCCCGGCGTGGTCGCGGGCGCGGTGCTGTGCTGGGCGCGCGCGCTCGGCGAATTCGGCGCCACCATCACCTTCGCCGGCAACTTCCCCGGCGAGACCACCACCATGCCGCTAGCGGTCTACCTGGCCCTGCAAACCGACCCCGACGCCGCCATCGTGCTGAGCCTGGTGCTGCTGGCGGTCTCGGTCGGGGTGCTGGCGGCGTTGCGTGAGCGGTGGATCCGGGGCGGCATCGGATGA
- the pip gene encoding prolyl aminopeptidase, whose protein sequence is MDSRPTQVQSFPLLEPYASGLLDVGDGNRIYWATSGNPHGKPVVVVHGGPGAGSGGSRRSAFDPEIYRIVRFDQRGCGQSLPNAADPRVSLAVNTTEHLIEDMERLRTHLGIDRWMLFGGSWGSTLSLAYAQRYPERVIAMVLVGVWMTRREEVNWLYRGVGLLLPEAWERFRDGVPAADRDGDLVAAYSRLFDHPDPQVRLDAARRWCAWEDAVIAHETTGSPGQYSAKSEAAMLTFTRICAHYFAHAAWLPDGQLLRDAHRLAGIPGVLIHGKRDLSAPLRTAWELAKAWPDAELRVIDESGHTGSPAMGEAVASAVARFGR, encoded by the coding sequence GTGGATTCCCGGCCGACTCAGGTTCAGTCCTTTCCCCTGCTCGAGCCGTACGCGTCGGGGCTGCTCGACGTCGGCGACGGCAATCGGATCTACTGGGCGACCAGCGGGAACCCGCACGGAAAACCGGTGGTGGTCGTGCACGGCGGGCCCGGCGCGGGCAGTGGCGGCAGTCGGCGTAGTGCTTTCGACCCGGAGATTTATCGGATCGTGCGCTTCGACCAGCGTGGCTGCGGGCAGAGCCTGCCGAACGCGGCCGACCCGCGGGTGAGTCTGGCGGTGAATACCACCGAGCATCTGATCGAGGACATGGAGCGGTTGCGCACGCATCTGGGGATCGACCGATGGATGCTGTTCGGCGGATCGTGGGGATCCACGTTGAGCCTCGCTTACGCCCAGCGGTATCCGGAGCGGGTTATCGCGATGGTGCTGGTGGGTGTCTGGATGACGCGGCGCGAGGAGGTCAACTGGCTCTATCGGGGCGTCGGGCTATTGCTGCCCGAGGCATGGGAACGGTTCCGCGACGGTGTCCCCGCCGCCGATCGCGACGGTGATCTGGTCGCCGCCTACAGCCGGCTGTTCGACCACCCCGACCCCCAGGTCCGTCTCGATGCCGCACGCCGCTGGTGTGCTTGGGAAGACGCCGTCATCGCGCACGAAACCACTGGCTCACCCGGCCAATACAGCGCGAAGTCCGAAGCCGCCATGCTCACCTTCACCCGGATCTGCGCCCACTATTTCGCCCATGCCGCCTGGCTGCCCGACGGTCAACTCCTGCGCGACGCCCACCGCCTCGCGGGCATCCCCGGTGTCCTCATCCACGGAAAACGGGACCTGAGCGCCCCACTGCGCACTGCCTGGGAGCTGGCCAAAGCCTGGCCGGATGCCGAACTCCGGGTCATCGACGAATCCGGGCATACCGGCAGCCCGGCGATGGGCGAAGCCGTGGCGTCGGCGGTTGCACGATTTGGGCGGTAA
- a CDS encoding NAD(P)-dependent oxidoreductase, whose protein sequence is MTNNATPVSILGLGLMGQALARAFLKAGHPTTVWNRTPGKADQLMAEGAQVAPTAAEAIDASSLTVICVSDYPAMYELLDASDLAGTTLLNLTSGDSAQARQAARWAEQRGAHYLDGAIMAIPQAIGTDDAVILISGAQADADAHRPTLEALGTLTYLGADHGLASLYDVAGLAMMWSVLNAWLQGTALLRTAGVDAATFAPFAQQMAAGVAGWLPGHAQEIDAGSFATEVASLDTHVRTMDHLIEECEAAGINAELPRLIKSMADRSLAAGHGAASYSVLIEEFAKPA, encoded by the coding sequence ATGACCAACAACGCAACACCCGTGAGCATTCTCGGACTCGGACTGATGGGGCAGGCGCTGGCCCGCGCGTTCCTGAAAGCCGGGCATCCGACCACCGTATGGAACCGCACGCCCGGCAAAGCCGATCAGCTGATGGCCGAGGGCGCGCAAGTGGCGCCCACCGCTGCCGAGGCGATCGACGCCAGTTCCCTGACGGTCATTTGCGTCAGCGACTACCCGGCCATGTACGAGCTGCTCGACGCGAGCGACCTCGCCGGGACGACCCTGCTCAACCTGACCTCCGGCGACTCCGCCCAAGCTCGGCAGGCCGCACGCTGGGCCGAGCAGCGTGGCGCGCACTATCTCGACGGCGCCATCATGGCCATCCCGCAAGCGATCGGGACCGACGACGCCGTCATCCTGATCAGCGGCGCGCAAGCGGATGCGGACGCGCATCGCCCCACCCTCGAAGCCCTCGGCACCCTCACCTATCTCGGCGCCGACCACGGTCTCGCCTCCCTCTACGACGTGGCGGGCCTGGCGATGATGTGGAGCGTGCTCAACGCCTGGCTCCAGGGCACCGCCCTACTCCGCACCGCAGGCGTCGACGCCGCCACCTTCGCCCCGTTCGCCCAGCAGATGGCCGCCGGCGTCGCCGGCTGGCTCCCCGGACATGCCCAGGAGATCGACGCGGGCTCCTTCGCCACCGAGGTGGCGTCCCTGGACACCCACGTGCGCACGATGGACCACCTCATCGAGGAGTGCGAGGCGGCAGGCATCAACGCCGAACTACCCAGGCTGATCAAATCGATGGCCGACCGCTCCCTCGCCGCCGGCCATGGCGCAGCGAGCTACTCGGTACTGATCGAGGAGTTCGCCAAACCCGCCTGA
- a CDS encoding GNAT family N-acetyltransferase has translation MIVRRLPAAEWETARAVRLDALAGSPPGTFSTTVAEASTWNEQRWREWAAPRALFVAENGAGPLGSAAGLLEDGSAELVSMWVNPVARGSGVSDRLVHAVIDWARDGSHPDLGLWVMDGNHHAEDLYRRNGFRRTGRSQPCSPDDPRLENEMVLGLAP, from the coding sequence ATGATCGTGCGCCGGTTGCCTGCTGCCGAATGGGAAACCGCACGCGCTGTCCGGCTGGACGCGCTCGCGGGGTCGCCACCCGGCACCTTCAGTACGACCGTCGCCGAGGCATCGACCTGGAACGAGCAACGCTGGCGAGAATGGGCCGCGCCACGGGCCTTGTTCGTGGCCGAGAACGGCGCGGGTCCCCTCGGCTCCGCTGCCGGCCTGCTCGAGGACGGGTCGGCGGAGTTGGTGTCGATGTGGGTGAATCCGGTCGCTCGGGGCAGCGGGGTGTCCGATCGGCTGGTCCATGCGGTGATCGATTGGGCTCGCGACGGCAGTCATCCGGACCTTGGCCTGTGGGTCATGGACGGTAACCACCATGCGGAAGACCTGTACCGGCGCAACGGGTTTCGACGTACCGGCCGATCGCAGCCCTGCTCGCCGGACGACCCGCGGCTGGAGAACGAGATGGTGCTCGGGTTGGCGCCCTAG